A genome region from Clostridium pasteurianum includes the following:
- a CDS encoding pro-sigmaK processing inhibitor BofA family protein, with protein MEYIGYFLVSIIVIFVIVRLLAWPLKMLIKLIINGAIGAVMLFVLNIFGKYIGINIGINVVTALIAGVFGVPGVIFLIILKAIM; from the coding sequence TTGGAATATATAGGATATTTTCTTGTATCTATAATAGTTATATTTGTAATAGTAAGGCTTTTGGCATGGCCGCTTAAGATGCTAATAAAGTTAATTATAAATGGAGCAATAGGAGCGGTAATGCTTTTTGTTTTAAATATCTTTGGAAAATACATAGGAATCAATATAGGAATAAATGTTGTAACGGCACTTATAGCTGGAGTTTTTGGAGTGCCGGGAGTTATATTTTTGATTATACTGAAAGCCATAATGTAG
- a CDS encoding DUF2508 family protein yields MKKNMSHINNSSHHVDVKALILAIERARQELQNCMDYFQNVSNEPNLIDYAIYREAAVRAKYTYLLMQARKLDIKVNEYDACSEKISS; encoded by the coding sequence ATGAAGAAGAATATGTCGCACATTAATAATAGTAGCCACCATGTTGATGTAAAAGCTCTTATTCTTGCTATAGAAAGAGCAAGGCAGGAGCTTCAAAATTGCATGGATTACTTCCAAAATGTTAGCAATGAACCTAATCTTATAGATTATGCTATATACAGGGAGGCTGCTGTTAGAGCTAAATACACGTATCTTTTGATGCAAGCTAGAAAATTAGATATAAAAGTTAATGAATATGATGCGTGCAGTGAAAAAATAAGTTCTTAG
- a CDS encoding PLP-dependent aminotransferase family protein, with amino-acid sequence MSKYHKIVDYINEEILNGNLKCGEKLPTIRELSEKFQCSKQTVVHAYENLQNSHVVYSIPQSGYYLVDKKKVHMELNKIINFSSGAPDESILFYENFQHCINQAIDAYKVTLFNYSSPKGLEALCRTLKEYFEDYQIFCSEEDIYITSGSQQAINILCSMPFPNGKKNVLVEQPTYRGALKSVEISETPVIGIDRNFDGLDFDDLERKFAFGNVKCFYTMPRFSNPLGLSYSNEEKKHIFKLAQKYDVYIIEDDYLGDLEIRNNEYPMYYSDVSGRTVYVKSFSKIFLPGLRVAAVVLPKVLRNTFLEYKEWMDLNTAVLSQGALEIYIKNGMFKANRKRLRKVYEDRMKTLKNEILKGNLANIRLHIPDTGFYGCLEFLKPINMMSLMNKCSKSDIRIKNMKGEYLKDYFNNEILSISIASCKSEDIKIGVKKLLSAIDKSW; translated from the coding sequence ATGAGTAAATATCACAAAATAGTTGATTATATAAACGAAGAAATATTAAATGGAAATCTTAAGTGCGGTGAGAAATTGCCAACTATAAGGGAGCTTTCAGAAAAATTTCAATGCAGCAAACAAACAGTTGTTCATGCATATGAGAATCTTCAAAATTCTCATGTTGTATATTCAATACCTCAAAGTGGATATTATCTTGTTGATAAAAAGAAAGTACATATGGAATTAAATAAAATAATTAATTTTTCTTCAGGAGCACCGGACGAAAGTATACTTTTCTATGAAAATTTTCAGCATTGTATAAATCAAGCTATAGATGCATATAAAGTTACCCTTTTTAATTATTCATCTCCAAAGGGATTAGAAGCACTTTGCCGCACTTTAAAAGAATATTTTGAGGATTACCAGATTTTTTGTAGTGAGGAGGACATATATATAACTTCAGGTTCTCAACAGGCAATAAATATACTTTGCAGCATGCCTTTCCCAAATGGAAAGAAAAATGTACTTGTTGAGCAGCCAACCTATAGAGGGGCATTAAAATCCGTTGAAATAAGTGAAACTCCTGTAATTGGAATAGATAGAAACTTTGACGGCCTAGATTTTGATGACCTTGAGAGAAAATTTGCATTTGGCAATGTAAAGTGCTTTTACACAATGCCAAGATTCAGCAATCCACTTGGATTAAGCTATTCAAACGAAGAAAAGAAACATATTTTCAAATTGGCACAAAAATATGATGTTTATATAATTGAGGATGATTATTTAGGAGATTTAGAAATTAGAAATAATGAATATCCTATGTATTACAGCGATGTTTCTGGAAGGACAGTGTACGTAAAGAGTTTTTCTAAAATATTTCTGCCTGGACTTAGGGTTGCAGCAGTAGTACTTCCTAAAGTCCTTAGAAATACATTTTTAGAATATAAAGAGTGGATGGATTTAAATACGGCAGTGCTTTCACAGGGAGCACTTGAAATTTACATCAAAAACGGCATGTTTAAAGCAAATAGGAAAAGACTAAGAAAAGTATATGAGGATAGAATGAAAACATTAAAAAATGAAATTTTAAAAGGTAATCTTGCGAATATAAGGCTTCACATTCCAGATACAGGCTTTTATGGTTGCCTAGAATTCTTAAAACCTATCAATATGATGAGCTTAATGAATAAATGCAGTAAAAGTGATATACGTATTAAGAACATGAAAGGAGAATATTTAAAAGACTATTTTAATAATGAGATTTTAAGTATAAGCATTGCAAGCTGTAAAAGTGAAGATATAAAAATTGGAGTTAAAAAACTTCTAAGTGCAATTGATAAGTCTTGGTAA
- a CDS encoding YbaB/EbfC family nucleoid-associated protein: MARGGFPGMGGGNMNNLIKQAQKFQKQMQDMQKEVENKEFTATVGGGAVSATVTGKKEITNITIKPEVVDPDDIEMLQDLILSACNEALKKAEDETSGEMKKLTGGLNIPGL; this comes from the coding sequence ATGGCAAGAGGTGGATTCCCAGGAATGGGTGGAGGCAACATGAATAATCTTATAAAGCAGGCACAAAAATTTCAGAAACAAATGCAGGATATGCAAAAGGAAGTAGAGAATAAGGAGTTTACTGCAACTGTTGGCGGCGGCGCAGTAAGTGCAACAGTTACTGGTAAAAAAGAAATAACTAATATAACAATAAAACCAGAGGTAGTAGATCCAGATGATATAGAAATGCTTCAAGATTTAATTTTAAGTGCTTGTAACGAAGCTCTTAAGAAAGCAGAGGATGAAACATCAGGAGAAATGAAAAAGCTTACTGGTGGATTAAACATACCTGGTCTTTAA
- a CDS encoding GntR family transcriptional regulator, with amino-acid sequence MINIDNKSSIPIYQQIVDEIKEQVIKGILQGGDKLPSVREMASIITANPNTISRAYSELERQNVIETIRGRGTYVTVDYKPVMEKERLESLKGNIKKIIVEAKYMGISKKKILKIVENTYEDIDKLNKND; translated from the coding sequence TTGATTAATATAGATAACAAAAGCAGCATTCCGATATATCAGCAGATTGTGGATGAAATTAAAGAACAGGTTATAAAAGGAATATTACAGGGTGGAGATAAGTTACCTTCGGTTAGGGAAATGGCAAGTATTATAACTGCCAATCCCAATACAATAAGTAGGGCTTATAGTGAGCTTGAAAGACAAAATGTAATTGAAACAATAAGAGGAAGAGGTACTTATGTAACTGTGGATTATAAACCCGTCATGGAAAAGGAAAGACTTGAGAGCTTAAAAGGTAATATAAAGAAAATAATAGTAGAAGCGAAGTATATGGGAATTTCAAAGAAAAAAATATTAAAAATAGTTGAGAATACTTATGAAGATATAGATAAGCTTAATAAAAATGATTAG
- a CDS encoding ABC transporter ATP-binding protein, which produces MVSIKNVSKKIGNKEILKNINIEVQKGNIFGLIGPNGAGKTTLIKCLTGIYKVNSGQITILGQNVFENVDVKKHIGYVADQNDYFIYFDIKNLIKFYKITYESFDMDRFNSLNKVFKIPINTSVKKLSKGMKMKLALMLNLSIMPEVLVLDEPTGGLDPIAKKQSINIILDEVASRGTTVFISSHNLNNLERMCDSVGILIDGEMKYKNSVEEMKKTIRKIQVVFKDKAPESMSKWGNVIKVEKVGRVYNIITDKYDDNFIKRLDESEISFKEEIGMSLEDMFIYSVGGGQEYEEILK; this is translated from the coding sequence GTGGTAAGCATAAAAAATGTAAGTAAAAAAATTGGAAATAAGGAAATACTTAAAAATATAAATATTGAAGTTCAAAAAGGCAATATTTTTGGATTAATAGGACCGAATGGAGCGGGGAAAACAACACTTATAAAATGTCTTACAGGTATATATAAGGTTAATAGCGGACAAATAACTATTTTAGGACAGAATGTATTTGAAAATGTTGATGTAAAAAAGCATATAGGATATGTTGCAGATCAAAATGATTATTTTATTTATTTTGATATTAAAAATTTAATTAAATTCTATAAAATTACATATGAAAGCTTTGATATGGATAGATTTAACTCATTGAATAAAGTCTTTAAAATTCCTATAAATACTTCTGTGAAAAAACTTTCAAAGGGTATGAAGATGAAATTAGCGCTAATGTTGAACTTAAGTATAATGCCAGAAGTACTTGTGCTTGATGAACCTACAGGGGGGTTAGATCCTATAGCTAAAAAGCAGTCTATAAATATTATTTTAGATGAGGTTGCAAGCAGGGGAACTACGGTATTTATATCTTCTCACAATTTAAATAATCTTGAAAGAATGTGCGACAGTGTTGGAATACTTATTGATGGTGAAATGAAATATAAGAACTCTGTAGAAGAGATGAAAAAAACTATAAGAAAAATTCAGGTTGTATTTAAGGATAAAGCTCCAGAAAGCATGAGTAAATGGGGTAATGTGATTAAGGTTGAAAAAGTTGGGCGTGTATATAATATAATAACTGATAAATACGATGATAACTTTATAAAAAGGCTTGATGAAAGTGAAATTTCTTTTAAAGAGGAAATAGGCATGAGCCTTGAGGACATGTTCATATATTCTGTGGGAGGTGGACAGGAGTATGAAGAAATACTTAAATAA
- a CDS encoding ABC transporter permease subunit encodes MWGLISNELYKIIKRKKFWITFIVFLAIFMAYSVLQYSNSKKYSEPKQRIAMYKAGIKSYKSELKSASVKADQRKKIKQSIKEDEKNIKDLQKQESEKDLNWQMRLNKDLRDKKHALMKAKGKGKNEDIEKANMDVMTAQYYVDNNINIYNKAGDNALEGFLDSKAFVQIIVLFIIIAVVTSDIVSFEYSSVTIKMLLAKPASRFKILLSKFIAILGANVFLVMVPQIITYFVLSFMDGFPNLSEVMTVGTLYQYDPSVVLSNGETGISPVLGSSYIISTGKYLIYMAGLDLLFILGCVSICFLISTLIKNSAVTIGVSVGIGLVMSIIGIMTLSGAIPKALSKITPYLIMTYSSTDLILSGLMAKRANNPMITVSMGIGVFIVYTVVCFGISAFVFSKRDVLA; translated from the coding sequence ATGTGGGGTCTAATAAGTAATGAGCTTTATAAAATAATAAAAAGAAAAAAGTTTTGGATAACTTTTATAGTATTTTTGGCTATTTTCATGGCATATTCTGTTTTACAGTACTCAAATTCAAAAAAATACAGTGAACCTAAACAGAGAATTGCAATGTATAAAGCGGGGATAAAATCTTATAAAAGTGAGCTCAAAAGTGCAAGTGTTAAAGCTGATCAGCGAAAGAAGATAAAGCAATCTATTAAGGAAGATGAAAAAAACATAAAGGATTTGCAAAAGCAAGAATCAGAAAAAGATTTAAACTGGCAAATGAGACTTAATAAGGATTTGAGGGATAAAAAGCATGCACTTATGAAAGCTAAAGGCAAAGGAAAAAATGAAGATATTGAAAAAGCCAATATGGATGTTATGACGGCTCAATACTATGTTGATAATAATATTAATATTTATAATAAAGCTGGTGATAATGCTTTAGAGGGTTTTCTAGATTCAAAAGCATTTGTACAAATCATTGTGCTGTTTATTATAATTGCAGTAGTAACTTCAGATATAGTGAGCTTTGAGTATTCAAGTGTAACTATTAAAATGCTATTAGCAAAGCCTGCATCTAGATTTAAAATATTACTTTCAAAGTTTATTGCAATTTTGGGTGCAAATGTATTTCTTGTAATGGTGCCTCAGATAATAACTTATTTTGTTTTATCGTTTATGGATGGTTTCCCTAATCTTTCAGAGGTAATGACAGTAGGAACTCTCTATCAGTATGACCCATCTGTAGTTTTATCAAATGGTGAGACTGGAATTTCTCCGGTACTGGGATCTTCATATATTATATCTACAGGAAAATATTTAATTTATATGGCAGGATTGGATCTACTATTTATATTAGGTTGTGTTTCTATATGCTTTTTAATTTCTACTCTCATAAAGAATTCTGCTGTAACTATAGGAGTAAGCGTAGGGATAGGACTTGTTATGTCAATAATAGGCATAATGACGCTAAGTGGAGCTATTCCAAAAGCTTTATCTAAAATAACACCATATCTTATTATGACATATTCATCTACGGATTTGATTTTATCAGGACTTATGGCGAAAAGAGCAAACAATCCTATGATAACAGTGAGTATGGGAATAGGTGTATTTATAGTTTATACAGTAGTATGTTTTGGAATATCTGCTTTTGTATTTTCTAAAAGAGATGTACTTGCCTAA
- a CDS encoding GNAT family N-acetyltransferase: MIRSMKFKDIEQIKEIDKLCFKAEAKRRTNGIEGYIESSNNASIVCELDNKIVGYNFIHLWGTFGWFGPFGVHPDYQKKGIGKALIEHTIKMLKEDYKVSTIGLITMPESSYNVGFYMNMGFTPLKLTLSLKKGFDNLDFSPILNGYSVNEVNIKSDIDYLNLKNNLKTISGKVFKGFDSTSELYLIKNKDFGIAFELKVNNTVHGIAICHTKSIREEADKNLQIRLAVIDSSINYKMAIDSIVVACANYAKDIGYKNILIDCNTYNLEICNYLISKHNFKIYHNLVMLIMGNDNPFNSKGALVLTRLGG, from the coding sequence ATGATAAGAAGTATGAAATTTAAAGATATTGAACAAATAAAAGAAATAGACAAGTTGTGCTTTAAAGCTGAAGCCAAAAGAAGAACTAATGGAATTGAAGGATATATTGAATCAAGCAATAATGCTAGTATTGTTTGCGAGTTAGATAACAAGATTGTTGGTTACAATTTTATTCACCTTTGGGGAACTTTTGGGTGGTTTGGGCCATTTGGTGTTCATCCAGACTATCAAAAGAAAGGCATTGGAAAAGCTTTAATAGAACACACAATAAAAATGCTAAAGGAAGACTACAAAGTATCCACCATAGGGCTTATCACTATGCCAGAATCAAGCTATAATGTTGGCTTTTACATGAACATGGGTTTTACTCCACTTAAGCTAACACTAAGTTTAAAAAAAGGTTTTGATAATTTAGATTTTTCACCTATTTTAAATGGTTATAGTGTAAATGAAGTAAATATAAAAAGCGATATTGATTATTTAAATTTAAAAAACAACTTAAAAACTATATCTGGTAAAGTATTTAAGGGTTTTGATTCAACTTCCGAACTTTACCTTATAAAAAATAAAGATTTTGGAATTGCTTTTGAATTAAAAGTTAATAATACTGTTCATGGAATTGCAATATGCCATACAAAATCTATTAGAGAAGAAGCTGATAAAAATTTACAGATAAGATTAGCCGTTATAGATAGCAGCATAAATTATAAAATGGCTATAGATTCTATTGTAGTGGCTTGCGCAAATTATGCTAAAGATATTGGCTATAAAAATATATTAATTGACTGTAACACTTATAATTTAGAAATATGCAATTATCTAATTTCAAAACATAATTTTAAAATATATCATAATCTTGTAATGCTGATAATGGGAAATGACAATCCTTTTAATAGCAAAGGTGCACTAGTACTTACGAGATTGGGTGGATAA
- the recR gene encoding recombination mediator RecR has protein sequence MEFYPVAIEKLIEEFAKLPGIGYKTAQRLTMHVLNLPKEEVNEFADALVKARGTIKYCSVCGNYTDSDPCAICSNPNRDKSTVCVVEEPKDIIAMEKVREYNGVYHVLHGVISPMLGKGPDSIKLRELVSRMNGSVKEVIVATNPNVDGEATAMYISKILKPLGVKVTRIAHGVPVGGDLEYADEVTLAKALEGRREI, from the coding sequence ATGGAATTCTATCCTGTGGCAATTGAAAAATTAATAGAGGAATTTGCAAAGCTTCCGGGGATAGGCTATAAAACCGCACAGAGACTTACAATGCATGTTTTAAATTTGCCTAAGGAAGAGGTTAACGAATTTGCAGATGCGTTAGTAAAGGCAAGAGGAACTATAAAATATTGTTCTGTATGTGGAAATTATACTGATTCAGATCCATGTGCAATTTGTTCTAATCCTAATAGGGATAAAAGTACTGTTTGTGTTGTGGAGGAGCCCAAGGATATAATAGCTATGGAAAAGGTCAGGGAGTATAATGGCGTTTATCATGTTCTCCATGGAGTAATATCACCAATGCTCGGTAAAGGTCCTGATTCCATAAAACTTCGAGAACTTGTAAGTAGAATGAATGGTAGTGTAAAGGAAGTTATTGTTGCAACTAACCCTAATGTAGATGGAGAAGCTACTGCTATGTATATATCAAAGATATTAAAACCTCTTGGTGTGAAAGTTACAAGAATAGCCCATGGTGTGCCAGTTGGTGGAGATCTTGAATATGCAGATGAGGTAACACTCGCAAAAGCACTTGAAGGAAGAAGAGAAATATAG
- a CDS encoding ABC transporter ATP-binding protein, translated as MAVVLEVKDVKKRLGKREIIRGMSFSVDEGQIFGFLGPNGAGKTTTIRMLVGLIKPNSGSIKIMGHDIQTEKEKALSNVGCIVENPDMYGFLTGRENLIQYAKMYGNVTKERIDEVADIIGLKDRINDKVKKYSLGMKQRLGLGQALLVKPKLLILDEPTNGLDPVGIMDFRRIIRQMAHENKSAVFISSHILAEIQQVCDTVAFINGGEIKSVESTKESAGKGSKEKFDIVTSNIDLAIEILSKLPFVYDVEKNENSVSVEIDFGTSPKVIEELMKQNVEVIEFYKEHKTLEDRFMQIVEGGEEKDVGSNK; from the coding sequence ATGGCAGTAGTCCTTGAAGTTAAAGACGTAAAAAAGCGCTTAGGCAAAAGAGAGATAATAAGAGGAATGAGTTTTTCTGTAGATGAAGGACAAATTTTTGGATTCTTGGGACCTAATGGTGCAGGTAAGACAACAACGATAAGAATGCTGGTTGGACTTATTAAACCGAATTCAGGAAGTATAAAAATAATGGGACATGATATTCAAACTGAGAAGGAAAAGGCTCTTAGCAATGTTGGATGCATAGTTGAAAATCCTGATATGTATGGTTTTCTCACTGGAAGGGAAAATCTTATTCAGTATGCAAAGATGTATGGAAATGTAACAAAAGAGAGAATAGATGAAGTTGCGGATATAATTGGACTTAAGGATAGAATTAATGACAAAGTAAAAAAATATTCTCTTGGAATGAAGCAGAGACTTGGGCTTGGTCAGGCTCTTTTAGTAAAACCTAAGCTTTTAATACTTGATGAGCCTACAAATGGTCTTGATCCTGTTGGAATTATGGATTTTAGAAGGATAATAAGACAAATGGCTCATGAAAATAAGTCTGCTGTTTTTATTTCGTCGCATATACTTGCTGAAATACAGCAGGTCTGTGATACTGTTGCTTTTATAAATGGTGGGGAAATAAAATCAGTAGAAAGTACAAAAGAAAGTGCAGGCAAGGGCAGCAAGGAAAAGTTTGATATAGTTACAAGTAATATAGATTTAGCCATTGAAATTTTATCGAAGTTGCCATTTGTATATGATGTAGAAAAGAATGAAAATAGTGTTTCAGTAGAAATAGATTTTGGAACTTCTCCTAAGGTAATAGAAGAACTTATGAAGCAAAATGTTGAAGTCATTGAATTTTATAAAGAACATAAAACCCTTGAGGATAGGTTTATGCAAATAGTAGAAGGAGGGGAGGAGAAAGATGTGGGGTCTAATAAGTAA
- a CDS encoding ABC transporter permease — MYRLITNELQKIFKRRKVLVVSIVFIAIILLFSIVQYKASHKTPAQTITENEKNISALKSYMSYQDANGQKSIKENIAQYKEQIRKSYRAEDLGKLNWKDRIEKQISDDEKKKNSSDIAGDNTKIEQVNEEILAKKYALKNNISDVSNDYDEKAIDVFDEMISVISLIILPVIICIISLDVVSGECAPPTMKMLLTKPFSRGKILFSKFAASSIASVIAIACSELISLIILGFVVGFGKINAPMTLGTRYEFNASKVLAGNWHDVEAVLGSSYVMPQWKFIIEMFALQILFIICFTSICMLISVIANSNTLSMTSGIVIAVIISFIIIKVTAGDGSAAGDVPFRRIAPYLINTYSSPGFLLSGDLANQIKNPDISVSLGIAVNLITGAVSYIIAHIWFTKKDMLV, encoded by the coding sequence TTGTATAGACTTATAACAAATGAGCTTCAAAAAATATTTAAAAGAAGAAAAGTTTTGGTTGTAAGTATAGTATTTATAGCTATTATACTTTTATTTTCAATAGTTCAATATAAAGCTTCACATAAAACTCCAGCACAAACTATAACTGAAAATGAAAAGAATATATCTGCACTAAAGAGCTATATGTCATATCAGGATGCTAATGGTCAAAAAAGTATTAAGGAAAATATCGCACAGTATAAGGAACAGATCCGTAAGTCATACCGTGCAGAGGATCTTGGAAAATTAAACTGGAAGGACAGAATAGAGAAGCAAATAAGTGATGATGAAAAAAAGAAGAACTCCTCGGATATAGCAGGAGATAACACAAAAATAGAACAGGTTAATGAGGAAATTTTAGCTAAAAAATATGCGCTTAAAAACAATATATCTGATGTATCAAACGATTATGATGAAAAGGCTATAGACGTGTTTGATGAGATGATATCAGTTATTTCGCTCATTATTTTGCCAGTAATAATATGTATAATATCTCTTGATGTAGTGTCTGGTGAGTGTGCGCCGCCTACAATGAAAATGCTTTTAACCAAGCCTTTTTCTAGGGGTAAAATACTGTTTTCAAAATTTGCAGCATCATCTATTGCAAGTGTCATAGCCATAGCTTGTTCGGAATTAATATCTCTTATAATACTTGGATTTGTGGTGGGATTCGGCAAAATTAATGCACCTATGACGCTTGGAACCAGGTATGAATTTAATGCAAGTAAAGTATTGGCAGGGAACTGGCACGATGTTGAGGCTGTTCTCGGAAGTTCTTATGTAATGCCTCAGTGGAAGTTTATTATTGAGATGTTTGCACTGCAAATACTTTTTATAATATGTTTTACAAGTATTTGCATGTTAATATCAGTAATTGCAAATAGCAATACTTTATCTATGACTTCAGGAATAGTTATTGCTGTTATTATAAGTTTTATCATTATAAAAGTAACGGCTGGTGATGGAAGTGCAGCTGGAGATGTGCCTTTTAGGAGGATAGCTCCATATTTAATAAATACTTATTCTTCACCAGGATTTTTACTAAGTGGAGATTTAGCAAATCAGATTAAAAATCCAGATATTTCAGTTAGCCTCGGAATAGCTGTTAATTTAATTACAGGGGCTGTAAGTTATATAATAGCTCATATTTGGTTCACAAAAAAGGATATGCTAGTATAA
- the ytaF gene encoding sporulation membrane protein YtaF, which yields MNIVEILAFAIIINVDNFIVGIAYGIRKLKINLFINIIIGLMSFFVTLFSMAVGKFACRFLPKYVSNILGSCILLIMGLYYILGFFIRKSKGKKKSSNKNNNSLLENPERADVDNSGNIDIKESITLGFALSLNNVGIGIGASIAGINIYEASISIFIFSIISIPIGYFLGSKYFSKLFGDYGELISGIIILILALYQMFL from the coding sequence ATGAATATAGTTGAAATATTAGCTTTTGCTATAATAATAAATGTAGATAATTTCATCGTTGGAATTGCTTATGGAATAAGAAAATTAAAGATAAATCTTTTTATAAATATAATTATAGGACTAATGTCTTTCTTTGTTACACTATTTTCCATGGCTGTTGGAAAGTTTGCATGCCGCTTCCTACCTAAATATGTATCAAATATACTTGGAAGTTGTATACTTCTAATAATGGGTTTGTACTATATACTAGGTTTCTTTATAAGAAAATCTAAAGGTAAAAAAAAGTCCTCTAATAAAAATAATAACAGCTTATTAGAAAACCCTGAAAGAGCAGACGTTGATAATTCCGGAAACATTGATATTAAAGAATCTATAACTTTAGGATTTGCACTCTCACTAAATAATGTAGGTATTGGCATCGGCGCTAGTATCGCAGGAATTAACATATACGAAGCCTCAATTTCGATTTTTATCTTCAGTATAATTTCAATCCCCATTGGATATTTCCTGGGAAGTAAATATTTTTCTAAGTTATTTGGCGATTATGGAGAACTTATATCAGGTATAATAATACTTATATTGGCACTTTATCAGATGTTTTTGTAG
- a CDS encoding YciI family protein: MFVIILKYKKSIEEVMKNLDAHITFLNKYYAQNKFVCSGRQEPRTGGIIICKAKNKSKVNSIILEDPFYKNGIAGYEIIEFVPTNYANGFEKFI; this comes from the coding sequence ATGTTTGTAATAATTTTAAAATATAAAAAATCAATTGAAGAGGTTATGAAAAATTTAGATGCACATATAACATTTTTAAATAAATACTACGCACAAAATAAATTTGTATGTTCTGGAAGGCAAGAGCCAAGAACTGGTGGCATAATAATCTGCAAAGCTAAAAATAAATCCAAAGTAAACTCTATAATTTTAGAAGATCCCTTTTATAAAAATGGCATAGCTGGATATGAAATAATTGAATTTGTACCAACTAATTATGCAAATGGCTTTGAAAAGTTTATATAG